The window ACAAAAGAGCACCGCGAGTCATCATGAGGTCAGGTTGAGGAGAACCAAGATGGAGAGCATAAGTGAGTTCAAACTGGAACAACTTCACCAGAGCGGGCCGAGTTCAATGTCTGAAACAGATCTGAACTGTGAGGCTTTGTTGTTTTGAAAGAGAAGAATTTTCAGGATTTGAAGGAATCTCTGATCTGAGTCCTGACCATGAAACACCTTTACTAAAATATCTGTTCTCTGTTCTCTCCACAGGAGCAGAGGCTCAGATAGATGGTGAGTTCTGTTCACTTCATCTGAGGAACAAACAACCTCCAAATGTCTAGACTCTGAAGGAACCTGGACAGAGTACTCTCAGGATGGGAGCAAATGCCTAAAAACTATACATGCACACACTGGGAGGGATTCAGGCCCACTCATCCACACAGATCTCCTTTAGATCAGTCAGGTTTGTGGGCTCTTGCTGAGAAACAGTTTGAGCTCCTTTCAAAAATTTCTATTGGGTTCAGGTCTGGAGACTGACTAGGCCACTCTAGATACGCTTGTTACGGAGCCACTCCTTTGTTCTCCTGGCCATGTGCTTCATGTTGGAAGACCCAGTCACAACCATCTTCAAAGCTCTTACTGAGGGAAGGAGTTTGATCCCAAAAATCTCACAATATATTGTCTCGGTCATCCTGTTGTTAATACAATGCCGTTGTCCTGTCCCATGTATAACCCAGTATGAcgctaccacccccatgctttacaatAGGGATGCTGATCTTGGGATGGTactcattatttttcttccccAAAACACAGTGATtggaattcagacaaaaaagttCTATTTAGGTCTCATCCAACCACATGACTTTCTCTCATGACTTCTCTGGATCAACCAAATCCCATCCCTCCTCCCTCCCACCCTccctcccatccatccatccatgacacatttcatgtacagagacaattcaaagtgctttacataaaacattaaaagaaacaatcaaaataaatagtataattgtgatcattaaaataaaaataaaagaaaataaaaagattttaatttaaaacaagcatagataaacagtcagacgtaaacttttgaatacatattaatcaaactgagaacaggtgagtctttaacctggatttaaatacactgagtgtttcagcagatctaaggttttctggaagtctgttccagatctgtggtgcatagaagctgaatgcagcttctccatgtttagttctgactctaggaactgataaaagaccggatccagatgaccggagaggtctggctggtacatactgggtcaggaggtcagtcatgtattttggtgctaaaccattcaaagctttataaaccagtaacagaactttaaagtctatcctctgacagacaggtaaccagtgtaaagacctcagaactggactgatgtggtctactttcttggtccttgtgagaacccgagcagcagagttctgaataagctgcagtttcctgatggatttttttggtagtcctgtaaaaacactgttacagtaagcAAAGAAGCCCAAGCCTTCCTCTCCTCAGCCAATTCTTCCAGCTCCCCTGGGGTGGGAATGGCtaatcctaaccctaaccccaggccagccgagagatgtCGTCTCTCCAGCAATTCCTGGGTTCTCCCAAGGGCttctgcccagtgggacatgcctggaacaatTCCCCAGACAGGGGTCCACCAGGTACTTGAActagatgcccgagccacctcaactgggtCCTCTGGATGTGTAGGAGCAACGGCtttactccgagctctctccgagTGACCACAGTATCCAGGAGCCCCCAGCCAACCTCACTATGGCCTCTTGTATCTAGGacctcatttttttcatgacccAGAGGTcttgaccataggtgagtacagAAACAAAGATTGATTCATTCATTGATAAATTGAGAGGTTTGCTTTTTGGCTTAGCTCTCCTTTCACCAAAATGTAACAGGACAGGGACTGCAAACAGCAGATGCTGCTTCAATCTACCAAATTTCCTTACTTAACCTCCTCCACATGGGGAaagagcactccacccacccagagagtgCTAACTACCTTTCTTCcgtcaagaaccatggcctcatACTTAGGGGTGCTGACCATCATCCCAGCTGCTAAAAATTCAGTTGAAAAACTGCCCCAAATGCATGCTGAATGTCCTGGCtcaatgaagccaacaggacaacatcatctgcaaagagcagagagaaaattctgtggtccccaaaccagatcccctctggACCCTGGTtgtgcctagaaattctgttCATAAAGATTATGAGCAGAACTAgggataaagggcagccctgccagaGTCCAACATGGACCAGGAACAAGTCTGACTTACTGCCAGCTATGCGAACAAAGCTCCTACTCTGGTCACACAGAGACCGTACaaccctcagtaaggctccccagACCCCATATTCCCAGAGCACTCTCCTCAGCACACTATGGGGTACTTGGTCAAACGCGCTCTCcaaattcacaaaatatatCTGGAATGGATTAGCAAACTCCCACAAAGACTCCAGAACCCGTAATGAGGATATAGAGTTGGTCCACCGTTCTATGACCAGGACGGAAACTGTTGTTTCTGGATCTGAGGTTTGACTATTGGatggactctcctctccagtacccaggcatagactttcccagggaggctgaggagtgtgattccttGGTTGATAGTTGGAACACACTTCCTGGTcgcccttcttgaaaaggggaatcCCTACACctgtctgccagtccagtggtacgggtCCTAATTGCCACTCAAAGAGACATGTCAGCCAAGATattcccacagcatccagactTGAGGTACTCGAGGCGGACCTCATCCACTCCCAGGGCCTTGCAAACAAGGAGCCTGTCAACTACCTCACTGACTTCAGCTTAGGTGATGGATAACCCCTCCCCaaagtcctcctcctccacttccttaaagtgttagtaatgccctgggacaaagctaaaataagtatccagatatattccatatgttctaatgtatcaaaaataacNNNNNNNNNNNNNNNNNNNNNNNNNNNNNNNNNNNNNNNNNNNNNNNNNNNNNNNNNNNNNNNNNNNNNNNNNNNNNNNNNNNNNNNNNNNNNNNNNNNNNNNNNNNNNNNNNNNNNNNNNNNNNNNNNNNNNNNNNNNNNNNNNNNNNNNNNNNNNNNNNNNNNNNNNNNNNNNNNNNNNNNNNNNNNNNNNNNNNNNNNNNNNNNNNNNNNNNNNNNNNNNNNNNNNNNNNNNNNNNNNNNNNNNNNNNNNNNNNNNNNNNNNNNNNNNNNNNNNNNNNNNNNNNNNNNNNNNNNNNNNNNNNNNNNNNNNNNNNNNNNNNNNNNNNNNNNNNNNNNNNNNNNNNNNNNNNNNNNNNNNNNNNNNNNNNNNNNNNNNNNNNNNNNNNNNNNNNNNNNNNNNNNNNNNNNNNNNNNNNNNNNNNNNNNNNNNNNNNNNNNNNNNNNNNNNNNNNNNNNNNNNNNNNNNNNNNNNNNNNNNNNNNNNNNNNNNNNNNNNNNNNNNNNNNNNNNNNNNNNNNNNNNNNNNNNNNNNNNNNNNNNNNNNNNNNNNNNNNNNNNNNNNNNNNNNNNNNNNNNNNNNNNNNNNNNNNNNNNNNNNNNNNNNNNNNNNNNNNNNNNNNNNNNNNNNNNNNNNNNNNNNNNNNNNNNNNNNNNNNNNNNNNNNNNNNNNNNNNNNNNNNNNNNNNNNNNNNNNNNNNNNNNNNNNNNNNNNNNNNNNNNNNNNNNNNNNNNNNNNNNNNNNNNNNNNNNNNNNNNNNNNNNNNNNNNNNNNNNNNNNNNNNNNNNNNNNNNNNNNNNNNNNNNNNNNNNNNNNNNNNNNNNNNNNNNNNNNNNNNNNNNNNNNNNNNNNNNNNNNNNNNNNNNNNNNNNNNNNNNNNNNNNNNNNNNNNNNNNNNNNNNNNNNNNNNNNNNNNNNNNNNNNNNNNNNNNNNNNNNNNNNNNNNNNNNNNNNNNNNNNNNNNNNNNNNNNNNNNNNNNNNNNNNNNNNNNNNNNNNNNNNNNNNNNNNNNNNNNNNNNNNNNNNNNNNNNNNNNNNNNNNNNNNNNNNNNNNNNNNNNNNNNNNNNNNNNNNNNNNNNNNNNNNNNNNNNNNNNNNNNNNNNNNNNNNNNNNNNNNNNNNNNNNNNNNNNNNNNNNNNNNNNNNNNNNNNNNNNNNNNNNNNNNNNNNNNNNNNNNNNNNNNNNNNNNNNNNNNNNNNNNNNNNNNNNNNNNNNNNNNNNNNNNNNNNNNNNNNNNNNNNNNNNNNNNNNNNNNNNNNNNNNNNNNNNNNNNNNNNNNNNNNNNNNNNNNNNNNNNNNNNNNNNNNNNNNNNNNNNNNNNNNNNNNNNNNNNNNNNNNNNNNNNNNNNNNNNNNNNNNNNNNNNNNNNNNNNNNNNNNNNNNNNNNNNNNNNNNNNNNNNNNNNNNNNNNNNNNNNNNNNNNNNNNNNNNNNNNNNNNNNNNNNNNNNNNNNNNNNNNNNNNNNNNNNNNNNNNNNNNNNNNNNNNNNNNNNNNNNNNNgaaaatgacccacaaccccattactaaccctttaagggAAGGGGTGTAAGCAGTAGgggtgcaggaaaaaaaatcgatttggtgatatatcgcgatttttcctttggcgatacttgtatcggttttaaatgttgctacggcgatatttatttcattattaatgATCGTCCTTCACAGACTTGCCTTTGCTTTCCACTTccacctccgaccactagttggcagcagagcacactgagcctctttaaGCCGCAGATGTTCTATGGCTGCTCCACACCGCggccaaaacaacaagagcCTTCAAATGTTCAGCAAACCTCGCGGTtttggttgttatgagacaCATACTTTTTCATTTCTACTTGGAATGGGCAATAGCCAAAACTCCGGGtcacgttgctgccagtatcctATAAAAACGTGGATCATGGAGCTTCGTAGCGGCTCAAGTGATTTTTCTTAGATGATTCTTTCAAAGTGGACACACATCTAAGATGAAAATTTCAGAtccctccatgatttctaagtgggagaacttacTGAATCACAGGGTGTACAAATACTAATGTGCCTCATTGTACATTCGtacagacaaaaaacaagctTACAGGTTGGAATTAGGACAGGGTACCTTCGATCAGTTACCATGAGGAGTTCCTGCTGTGATGACCCGGACATCACAAATACAGCTcatcacccctcccccactggACACATCCAGCCCTACACCACTCCCCCCAGTCTGAAGGTGACAACCATCCAGCCTGAAGACCTGTGCCAGTCAGCGGTCTGCAGTCCTCCAGCATCTCTTCAACCTGAGCCTCAGCCAGGAGAGGGTGCCCCTCCTCTGGAAGACCTCCTGCCTCGTTCCTGCGCCCAAGAAGTCATCTCCATCTGGCATCAGTGACTACTGCCCAGTGCGCTCACATCACATGTGATGAAGGTGCTGGAAACGTTGGTGCTGGCCCACCTGAGGCCGCAGGTGAGATCTTCTCTGGACCTTTTGCAGTTCGCCTACCAGCCTCGCCTGGGGTGGATGACGCCGTCATCTATCTGCTGCAGTTCACTCACACCTGGATGGTGGTGGGGGCATGGTGAGAATCACATTCTTTGATTTCTCTAGTGCCTTCAACACCATTCAGCCTCCATTACTGGGTGAGAAGCTGCGGCTGATGGTGCTGGTGGGTCCACTGTCTCCTGGATCACTGATTACCTGACAGACAGGCCACAGTTTGTCCGGCTGGGCAGTGTCCTGTCTGATGTGGTGATGAGTGGTGTGGGAGCCCCACAGGGCACTGTGCTCTCACCTTTCCTGTTCACCTTGTACACCGCTGATTTTCAGTACAACTCAGAGTCATGCCACTTACAGAAGTTTTCTGATGACTCTGCAGTTGTTGAGTGTATAAGCggaggacaggaggaggaggagtacaGGGGGCTGGTGGACCGATTTGTGGAGTGGTCCGGAGAAAATCAGCTGCTGCTGAGTGTTGATAAAACCAGAGAGATGGTCATCGACTTCATGAAGAAGAGTACTGCACCGCAGCCCCATAGCCTCCTGGGTAAGGACGTTAAGGGGTGTGACCATCGACAACAAGCTGAGCTGGACGATCAACAGCACGGCTGTCTACAAGAAGACCTGCAGAAGACTATTTCCTAAGGAAGCCGAGGTCCTTCAATGTGTATGCAGCAAAATGCTGGAGACCTTCTACCAGTCAGTGGTAGCCAGCACCCTGTTCTTCTCTGTGGTCtgctgtgggggtggggggccgCATCGCTGCAGGGGACACCAACAGGCTGAACAAACTGATAAGGAAGGCTGGCTCCATCACCCTTGAAGCTGTGGTGGAGAGGAGGACCCTCAACAAGCTGCTATCCATCATGGATAACCCAGACCACCCTCTCCACCCAGTTCTGGACTAACAACGGAGCGCCTTCTCCAAAAGGCTCAGACAACTCCGCTGTTCCAGGGACCGCtacaagaaatcatttctgcCACACGCAATAAGACTGTATAACTCCTCATCCCTCTGTAACAGATAACACACCAACTGACTTTTTTCATGACCGATGGTCATTACTGCCTCAATTTGCACACTTATTATATTtgaacaatttgtttttattgtataattCCTTGTTATCTTTTGTAAACATTGCTTATCTCTACATCTTAATATCTTCTGTAAATGCCTaatgctgcaacagcctaatttcccagctgggatgaaaaaagtatttcaattatATCCTATACTTCTGTCTCCTGCAGTCTGTGGCCAAGCTGCCCTCAACACCAAGGCAGAGTCCAGGATCGTTGGAGGCCAGGACGCCGCTGCGGGGTCATGGCCCTGGCAGGCCAGGCTGCAAATCTCGGTAAACGGGGGGACGGCTCTCTGTGGGGGGTCTCTGATCAACAGCCAGTGGATCCTGAGTGCTGCTCACTGTTTCAGGAGGTGAGCTCTGctctggtcacatgacctcacctgcctgcagcttttatttacatgtaaacatATTTGTTCTTTCAGCACCAGCACTTCAAATGTGGTTGTTTACCTGGGAGAAACCTCGATAGACAACAGTCCTAACTCCGTCAGCAAGACGGTGTTCCAGATTATTGTACATCCAAACTACGACAGTCAAACTTACGACAACGACGTTTCTCTGGTGAAACTGACCTCGTCTGTGACCTTCAACGACTACATCAGCCCCGTTTGTTTGGCGGCAGCGGGCAGCGACTTCCCCGGCGGGACCACCGCCTGGGTCACCGGCTTTGGGACTCTTTCATCTGGAGgtcaggagttcattaaaaagctTGTTATGAAAAGCTGCCTCACCTTCAACAGTTTTAATGTTGCATGAAAatctctaaaataaactttttagcatgaatattttagtgattttaatAATGATATAAAATGGGTATTTGTCTCTAATTCTGTCCTGACATAGCCGCATCAACCCCCCTTCTCTCAACAGTGGCCAGCTCCAGAAACTGTTTGAACAGTAACAGTGTGTGACTAATACTGACGTCTAAAGGCTGAGATGAGAACAACAGTCAAACATTTCTCGAGTCTAAAGTCCTGAAAACTGTCTCAGTTAAAGACAATATCTCATTTTGAATTAtagtttgttgtttgtgtttatactaaggatgtcccgatcaggttttttgggcccgatccgattccgagtcatctgattttgtgtatctgtcgataccgagtcccgatccgatacttttagaagacatttaaaatatgaataaattaaataaacagattagtgttgttccttatttatatttcaataaccttcttttatcattaaaaacttaaaacacttctgtgaagtagctttaatgaACAAGTACAAATAGAGTAAATataaagtaggaaaaaaaatacaattttcttgttatataagtgataattagtcatgtgataaagtttagtgactttagctttaacatctttagagctattgaacatttttgaccaaatgtgattcctgtcctcatttaaaattcttaaaaataaattgactttgttttagcataaaatttaatgagtgttcatgaatagctgatatcattattaattttaatttattagttttatttatttagttatttttaagattatttgcttattttttaagttcttaagacatcacattttcagttttattaccacagtagttaattttcttaactgttatttctctgtcagataaataaaacaggcatatcaaaggacagctcgggtcctaaggagttaaatcacggcgctagcatgtagcagttagcagctgctgtgtagccatctgtctgcagcatgaagagcttcacattaaaaagaaacaaaaactttttctgttggaataccttcagaggttgttgtttgtgttatgacaaaccaatagagacacttgctgtcagtttaaagtgtttttaaaagagttattggtcccagaagttagctttctagctagctttgtttacgttagccttctgcttcagctgctgccgttttctgctgtgttttctggtgatgacattttgtgatctttccatgacatgcagacttctagtggggtatttatccggaatgatatgatgaaatataaagctctgatcatgatgagaattaatgaaatatccgatcctgatcggacaaaggagtccgattccgatcgtgTCCCCAATCTtgtgatcgggacatccctagtttatACTAAACAGGGTTAAAGCAAAAATCCACGTCACACAGcagttaaatcatttttaaatcaacctTTGAGCATTTACAGatatttttggattgttttgttgttgaacACATCCTTAAAATTTTAACTGCTGTTTTTAACTGCTGACAAAAACTTTTGATTTGGCAGTGATCACCTGCAGTTTCGTTGTATCTTCTCTCTTGTAGGATCTTCCCCTTCCACCCTGCAGGAAGTCAGCGTTCCCATTGTGAACAACACAGAGTGTAACGCTTCTTATGGTACAATCACGAGCAACATGATCTGTGCCGGTCTGACAGCTGGAGGGAAGGATTCCTGTCAGGTACTTTCACactttaataacaaaacaaaaaaccataaggacgtttttttttttttaatttaacctttatttatccaggcaggacagattaagaacagccTTCTTATTTGCAACTGTGGCCTGGCAAAAGGCAAgaccttttgagaaagaaaagaggaaagaagTTAGAGGATACAGGATAcaggatagaaaaaaaaacattgaatagaatcagaaaagcatcagaacaaacacattctaaattataaaaccataaaatcatTGCATTgaggaacaaaaacattcatctttaaaatactcattgagatattttttaaaatctgctagTGATATAAAAGTGTCCAATCTCAGAGTTTTTTGCAAGTCATTCCAGTCTCTGGCTGCAGCATATTGAAATGACCCAGAACCAAGTGAAGAACTTGATTTTGGGACTTTTAACAATAATAGTTTTGAAGTGCGGGTGTTGTACACAGGGGATGAGGTTTGTAAAAGTTGGCGCAGGTAGGGTTAAGAAAGACCAAGCAGGGTTTTATAGATTAACAGTAGCCagtgacatttttctccttcaggGCTCAGAGTTTGTTTGTGATGCTGCATTGGTCCTGTAGGGTAGTTTTGAAGAACTATAGATTCTATTTTAATATTGAACTAAGTAAAGGGTGTTGTATGAAACACAGTAtatgtacaaataaatgttttcaaacgAGAACTTTAAAAGTTGAAGGTTTCCATGTGGGAAATATCTGAACATGGTTCAGTGGGTCCTAGACTTGGAACTGAACCAAAGAAAGAAGTTCATAGATGAGATGGAGAACGTGAACAGGGTATTGGTGTGACTTAGGAAGCAGGCAGccaaaggaggaagaggaccAGCTCTAACCTTCTGTGTGGTGTCTG is drawn from Oryzias melastigma strain HK-1 linkage group LG5, ASM292280v2, whole genome shotgun sequence and contains these coding sequences:
- the LOC112139981 gene encoding trypsin-like, encoding MKIKSFTCGLLLLAFITTGAEAQIDVCGQAALNTKAESRIVGGQDAAAGSWPWQARLQISVNGGTALCGGSLINSQWILSAAHCFRSTSTSNVVVYLGETSIDNSPNSVSKTVFQIIVHPNYDSQTYDNDVSLVKLTSSVTFNDYISPVCLAAAGSDFPGGTTAWVTGFGTLSSGGSSPSTLQEVSVPIVNNTECNASYGTITSNMICAGLTAGGKDSCQGDSGGPLVSKKDRWVQAGVVSFGEGCAQANFPGVYARVSQYQSWISSQVDGTQPGFITFVSSSSISAAHFISMTVLPVVFSVFILF